The DNA window AAGCGCCGCGCAGCCGCCGTGAAGTTCAGGTTGAGGGTGGGGTAAAACACCAGAGTTTCCTGAACCCTTCCTTTACCTTTAAGAGCTTTGTTGAAGGTAAATCCAACCAGCTGGCCCACGCCGCTGCCCGTCAGGTGGCTGAAAATGCCGGTGGTTCCTACAACCCCCTTTTTATATACGGTGGCGTTGGTCTGGGTAAAACCCACTTAATGCATGCGGTGGGCAATTATCTGCTCAGTAAAAATCCCAACGCCAAAGTGCTGTATGTGCATTCTGAGCGCTTTGTGCAGGACATGGTTAAGGCGCTACAGCTGAAAGCCATTAACGAATTCAAACGGTTTTACCGCGGCCTGGATGCGTTATTAATTGACGATATTCAGTTTTTTGCTGGTAAAGACCGCTCGCAGGAAGAGTTTTTTCACACTTTCAATGCCTTGCTGGAAGGCGGGCAGCAGATGATTCTGACTTGCGACCGTTATCCGAAAGAAATCAATGGTCTGGAAGAGCGCCTTAAATCCCGCTTTGGCTGGGGTTTAACGGTGGCGGTTGAACCGCCGGAGCTGGAAACCCGGGTCGCCATTCTGATGAAAAAGGCCGAAGAAACCGGTATTGATCTGCCCAGTGATGCGGCTTTTTTTATTGCCCAGAAAATCCGTTCCAACGTGCGTGAACTGGAAGGTGCCCTGAAGCGGGTGGTGGCCAACGCCCAGTTTACCGGCAGCGAAATTACCCTGCCGTTTATTAAAGAAACCCTGAAAGATCTTATTGCCCTGCAGGATAAACAGGTCAGCATCGACAATATTCAGCGAATCGTTGCCGAGTATTACAAAATCAAGATGGCTGATTTATTATCTAAGCGCCGCACCCGCTCCATTGCCCGTCCCCGTCAGGTGGCGATGGCTCTGAGTAAAGAACTGACCAATCACAGTTTGCCGGAAATCGGCGATGCCTTTGGTGGTCGTGATCATACGACGGTGTTGCATGCGTGCCGCAAAATTAAAGAACTGCAGGAATCCAGTGCAGATATCCGTGAAGACTATAAGAACCTGCTGCGTTCATTGACAACCTGAAGAGTGGAGAGCCATGAAATTCGTTATCGCCAGGGAAGCCCTGTTACGTCCTTTGCAATTGGTGGCCGGCGTGGTGGAAAAACGCCAGACTCTGCCGGTATTGTCTAACGTACTGCTGGAACTGCGGGGGCAGCAATTATCCCTGACCGGTACCGATCTGGAAGTTGAACTGGTCGGCCGTGTGATGCTGGAAGAAGTTGGCCAGGAAGGTGAAATCACCGTGCCCGGCAAAAAACTGATGGATATCTGCCGCTCATTACCGGATGGCTCTCAGATTGAAATTGAACAGGACGATCAGCGCGTTATTGTCCGCTCTGGCCGTTACCGCTCAACCCTGTCTACGCTGCCAGCCAGTGAATTCCCCAATGTGGAAAACATTTCCGGTGAACAAAGCTTTACGCTGGCCCAGAGCGCCCTGCGTCGTGTTATTGAACGCACCAGCTTCGCCATGGCGCAGCAGGATGTCCGTTACTACCTGAACGGCATGCTGTTCGAAGTCAGCAGCAATGGTCTGCGTACCGTTGCGACCGACGGCCACCGTCTGGCCACCTGCAAAGCCGAAATTGCCGGCCCGGATACCGCCCAGCAGATTATTCTGCCGCGTAAAGGCGTGCTGGAACTGGCCAAATTGCTGGCCGACCCGGAAGCCTCAGTAACCCTGGCGCTCAGCAGCAATCACCTGCGTGCCCATACCGAAAATTTCACCTTTACCTCGAAGCTGGTAGACGGCAAATTCCCGGATTACACCCGCGTTATTCCGAAAAACGGCAGCAATATTCTGCTGGCTGACCGTAATGAACTGCGTCATGTCTTTAACCGCACCGCGATTCTCTCTAACGAGAAATACCGCGGTGTCCGCCTGGTACTGGAAACCGACCTGCTGAAGGTTCTGGCCAACAACCCGGAACAGGAAGAAGCCGAAGAATCCCTGGCGGTAGAATACCGTGGCGATGCTTTGGAAATGGGCTTTAACGTTTCTTACCTGCAGGACGTAATGGGCGTACTGGATTCGCACCTGGTCAAAATGACCCTGTCTGACGCTAACAGCAGCGCGTTGCTGGAAGAGCCGGAAGGTGGTGATGCTATGTACGTTGTTATGCCGATGCGCCTGTAGTTAAGGGAAAACTATCTGCGTTGCCATCGCGTCGTTAAAAACAGGTTCATAATGCTCACTGGCTTGTGCCAGAACAAACGTCAGTTTGGCCCGAAGGGTGAGCGGAGCGAATATTTATGACACATAAACTGCGCTTATTCACCTGTTTTTGCCTTGCCCTGGCTGCCTCGAGGACGTTTTCCCCAGGTGTCCTTCTTATGAGAAGTCTCTATGCCCATCCGGCAGCTTAAAATCCGCGGCGTGCGCAATCTGCAGCCGCTGGATCTTACCCTTCATCCCGGTGTGAATTTTATTTACGGTGCCAACGGCTCCGGTAAAACCAGCATTCTCGAAGCCATTGTGTTAATGGCCACCGGGAAGTCGTTCCGCACCTCTCAGCTGAAGCATGTACAGGCTCAGGATGCTGATCGTATCGAGCTGGTGTTCGATATTGAGGATGAAGCACTGGGCCAGTGTCAGCTGGATAGTCTGCGGCTGAAATCGGGCGATAACCTGCTGAAACTGAATGGCTCGGTATTAACGGCACAAACGGAAGCGGCGCAATGGTTGCCGGTGCAGGTTATTGAACCCACCACCTTTAAGTTGTTATCCGGTTCGCCGGAAGAACGCCGCCAGTTTATCGACTGGGGTGTGTTCCACGTGGAACAAAAGTTTATCGAGCATTGGAAAGTGTTCCGTAAACAACTCAAACAACGCAACGCAGTGCTGAAAGAAAAAGAACTGCAGTGGCTGCCAGTGTGGAACCAGACCTTTGCTGAAAGTGCGGCCGTTATTGATAACTACCGGCGCACCTATCTGAAGCGCTTTAAGCCCGAGTTTGAACGCATTCTCCAGCAGCTGGACGATAGCATTCAGGTGCAGCTGGCCTACTACCCGGGCTGGGATCGCGACAGCGAACTGAACGACGTACTGAATAAGCAACAGGAGCGGGATCTGGCGCTGGGTTATACCCAATCCGGGCCACACCGGGCCGAGCTGCGCATTAAGGTGGATAAGCAGCCTGCCGCTGAAATACTCAGCCGTGGCCAGCAGAAAACGGTGGTCGCGGCGCTGAAGATTGCCCAGGGGGCATTGTTCCAGCAGGAGAGCGGCCGCCGCACCATTTACCTGGTGGATGATCTGGCCTCAGAACTGGATGAAAAGCACCGTTTCGCTTTATG is part of the Venatoribacter cucullus genome and encodes:
- the recF gene encoding DNA replication/repair protein RecF (All proteins in this family for which functions are known are DNA-binding proteins that assist the filamentation of RecA onto DNA for the initiation of recombination or recombinational repair.), with product MPIRQLKIRGVRNLQPLDLTLHPGVNFIYGANGSGKTSILEAIVLMATGKSFRTSQLKHVQAQDADRIELVFDIEDEALGQCQLDSLRLKSGDNLLKLNGSVLTAQTEAAQWLPVQVIEPTTFKLLSGSPEERRQFIDWGVFHVEQKFIEHWKVFRKQLKQRNAVLKEKELQWLPVWNQTFAESAAVIDNYRRTYLKRFKPEFERILQQLDDSIQVQLAYYPGWDRDSELNDVLNKQQERDLALGYTQSGPHRAELRIKVDKQPAAEILSRGQQKTVVAALKIAQGALFQQESGRRTIYLVDDLASELDEKHRFALCKLLEDLKCQVFITSIDKDKLTDIWQPVASKVFHVEQGIISEDSPATA
- the dnaN gene encoding DNA polymerase III subunit beta encodes the protein MKFVIAREALLRPLQLVAGVVEKRQTLPVLSNVLLELRGQQLSLTGTDLEVELVGRVMLEEVGQEGEITVPGKKLMDICRSLPDGSQIEIEQDDQRVIVRSGRYRSTLSTLPASEFPNVENISGEQSFTLAQSALRRVIERTSFAMAQQDVRYYLNGMLFEVSSNGLRTVATDGHRLATCKAEIAGPDTAQQIILPRKGVLELAKLLADPEASVTLALSSNHLRAHTENFTFTSKLVDGKFPDYTRVIPKNGSNILLADRNELRHVFNRTAILSNEKYRGVRLVLETDLLKVLANNPEQEEAEESLAVEYRGDALEMGFNVSYLQDVMGVLDSHLVKMTLSDANSSALLEEPEGGDAMYVVMPMRL
- the dnaA gene encoding chromosomal replication initiator protein DnaA — translated: MCGSPEYRRITEVALTALWQDCLGQLQHELPAQQYNTWIRPLLADDTSGQLVLSAPNRFVRDWVKDKYLQRIQEILSDLNNGRITRVELTVGEAQPMFRPQLVVPSSAPQRPAAAPDNFSGNTEGYVFASPDPVEEVLLEPASFNTEAPRSRREVQVEGGVKHQSFLNPSFTFKSFVEGKSNQLAHAAARQVAENAGGSYNPLFIYGGVGLGKTHLMHAVGNYLLSKNPNAKVLYVHSERFVQDMVKALQLKAINEFKRFYRGLDALLIDDIQFFAGKDRSQEEFFHTFNALLEGGQQMILTCDRYPKEINGLEERLKSRFGWGLTVAVEPPELETRVAILMKKAEETGIDLPSDAAFFIAQKIRSNVRELEGALKRVVANAQFTGSEITLPFIKETLKDLIALQDKQVSIDNIQRIVAEYYKIKMADLLSKRRTRSIARPRQVAMALSKELTNHSLPEIGDAFGGRDHTTVLHACRKIKELQESSADIREDYKNLLRSLTT